A genome region from Gambusia affinis linkage group LG24, SWU_Gaff_1.0, whole genome shotgun sequence includes the following:
- the LOC122827104 gene encoding four and a half LIM domains protein 2-like encodes MSERYDCTECKDSLYGQKYILREEYPYCIRCYETLFSSSCEMCKKLISCTSKDLSFKNCHWHSECFLCSSCSRSLVDKPFATKNNLLMCTDCYANEYSSKCHACLKTIMPGTKKMEHKGNSWHENCFICKFCQQTIGTKSFVKKDGNNYCLGCYEKLFALQCVHCKKPITTGGVSYHDQPWHKECFVCCGCKMQLAGQRFTSRDDSTYCLECFCNLFAKKCAHCTNPISGLGGSKYISFEDRQWHNDCFNCQKCNSSMVGRGFLMFKNDILCPDCGKDL; translated from the exons ATGTCTGAGCGCTATGACTGCACAGAGTGCAAGGACTCTTTGTATGGACAGAAGTACATCCTGAGGGAGGAATATCCTTACTGCATCAGGTGCTATGAGACACTTTTCTCCAGCAGCTGTGAAATGTGCAAGAAGCTCATTAGCTGCACCAGCAAG GATCTGTCCTTCAAGAACTGTCACTGGCACAGTGAAtgcttcctctgcagcagctgcagccgctCTCTGGTCGACAAACCGTTTGCCACCAAAAACAACCTCCTGATGTGCACCGACTGCTACGCCAATGAATATTCCTCCAAGTGCCATGCCTGCCTGAAGACCATCATGCCAG GCACCAAGAAGATGGAGCATAAGGGGAACAGTTGGCATGAGAATTGTTTCATCTGCAAATTCTGCCAGCAGACTATTGGCACCAAGAGCTTTGTCAAGAAGGATGGAAACAACTACTGTCTGGGCTGCTATGAGAAACTGTTTGCCCTGCAGTGTGTCCACTGCAAGAAG CCCATTACGACTGGAGGAGTGAGCTACCATGACCAGCCGTGGCATAAGGAATGTTTCGTTTGTTGTGGATGCAAAATGCAGCTGGCTGGGCAGAGATTCACCTCTCGAGACGACTCCACCTACTGCCTCGAGTGTTTCTGCAACCTGTTTGCAAAGAAATGCGCCCACTGCACCAACCCAATCAGTG GTCTCGGGGGCAGCAAGTACATCTCATTTGAGGATCGACAGTGGCACAACGACTGCTTCAACTGCCAAAAATGCAACTCGTCGATGGTTGGTCGCGGCTTCCTGATGTTCAAAAACGACATCCTCTGTCCTGACTGTGGTAAAGACCTCTGA
- the lg24h7orf57 gene encoding uncharacterized protein C7orf57 homolog, which produces MSAAVPNHRRTKPGGIKPGAANSGVSGPTSQIPGLCQTATESAEVERTSGRRVGIFETDSDYVKLAKQGGHKGLLSHDVDDDDAPKKAYNPPNWFGGDESKSGSKASSPDSQMKAGRQPLAAPFGTDNNSSWERETDSFSHGKEKMSPDDAVLPMEGLTMTNKYKRISYDKKAPPVSMSKLLSHGYMEKKKSGNDDDTSSVTSEQTSTVMTEDVDDLD; this is translated from the exons ATGAGCGCTGCTGTACCCAACCATCGAAGGACCAAACCCGGAG GCATAAAGCCTGGAGCTGCGAACAGCGGCGTGTCAGGACCCACCTCCCAGATTCCCGGCCTCTGCCAGACCGCCACCGAGAGCGCGGAGGTGGAGAGGACCAGCGGGCGGCGAGTGGGAATATTTGAGACCGACTCGGACTACGTCAAGCTGGCGAAGCAGGGAGGACACAAAG GCTTATTGAGTCATGATGTTGATGACGATGACGCACCGAAGAAAGCCTACAACCCGCCCAACTGGTTCGGAGGGGATGAGTCAAAGAG CGGAAGCAAAGCCTCGTCTCCTGACAGCCAGATGAAGGCGGGCAGGCAGCCTCTGGCTGCTCCCTTTGGCACTGATAACAATTCCTCCTGGGAAAGAGAGACTGATAGTTTTTCCCATGGTAAAGAGAAG ATGTCTCCAGATGATGCAGTTCTGCCTATGGAGGGTCTGACCATGACCAACAAGTATAAGAGAAT atCCTACGATAAGAAAGCTCCTCCGGTCAGCATGTCCAAGCTGCTCAGTCACGGCTACATGGAGAAGAAGAAGTCTGGAAATGATGACGATACTTCaa GTGTGACTTCAGAACAGACCAGCACCGTCATGACGGAGGATGTGGATGATCTGGATTAG